The window TGAAGAAAGTTTTTGTACAATTAGACGCAACTTTTTCTCCCAGTGGTGAGCTGATACCTGTTTCTTTTGTTTGGGAGGACGGCTCAAAATATATAATAGACAAGGTATACGACTATAAAAAAGCGGCAAGCTTAAAGGTAGGAGGTCAAGGTATCCGCTACCGTTGTAGAGTTATGGGAAAAGAAGTATTTATTTTTTTTGAGGAAGGACGTTGGTTTGTGGAAGGCAAGTAACTCTTACAACCTCGTCATCCACGGAAAATAACTAATTCCCTCATTGACCTTATCACCATCACCAACCCATTTACCTTTTATAATACCTATTTTTTTGTTTGGGAAGATGGAGTAAAATATATAGTAAATAAGGTAGGCCAATAAGTAACTTTTAAGGAGCAACATTTTATGTGTGGAAGATATGCTATTTTTACAGAGGAAGAAAATCAGGATTTAAGAAATATAGTTAATGATATTAATGAAAGACTTAAGGGAAAAGCTGCAACAATGAAAACAGGTGAGATTTTTCCCACTGATACCGTTCCTGTTATAACTGATATTTCTTCTAATGGCAAAAAATCAACTGATTTATTTAAGTGGGGGTTTCCCAATTTCAAGCAGTCCGGCGGGGTTATTATAAATGCCAGAAGTGAAACCGTTCATGAAAAACCCACCTTTAGAAACCTTCTGCAATCAGGACGATGCATTATTCCTGCAAGCGGCTTTTATGAATGGAGAAAAGCTGACGGTAAAAAAGAAAAGTATTTTATTCGCTCAGCATCAGGTAATGTAATATACATGGCCGGACTGTACAATAGGTTCATTGATAACATTGGAGATGTTAATAACAGATTTGTTATCCTTACTACCGATGCAAACGAGCAAATGTCATATGTACACGGCAGGATGCCCGTAATTTTAAGGCCGGAGGATTCTTCTGTATGGCTTGACTGCAAGAGTAACTATTTAATGGTTTCAAAGCTTTTTAAACCTTATGGTGAAAGTATTTTGTTAGATAAAATTGGATAATGTATATAGCAAATAATGTGGCAAAGAAATCTTTACCACATTATTTTACTCATCAACAATGTTTACGACAATATTTAGTGGGAAATTACTAATTGTTGATTATATTTGAACTGTAAAGAGTTTATAATCGGAAATGTTTCCGTATGCATCTTTTGCCCATGCATAATATGTTCCATTCGTATTTGTTGTCCATGTTACTGTTGAGTTTACACTATTAGCAATATTATTCCATGAAGTAGGTATTGTTGCGTCAGAAGTAACCATCCAATATGAAACGCCCGAATAATTATCCGTGAATGATAATGTTACACAAACTGGCACAGTTGTTGTTTCTATATTTAAAACATTTACAGTAGGTGCTGTTTCATCGATTGCAGTCCAAGCATATACTCCGGTATAAAATGCTGATGCTGCTAACGCAACAGAATTCTCCGGGTAATAATAAACGCCCATGACTCTATAGAACGCGGAATCACCTATAAATTGTATATTCTTTGGAATGATGATTCTATTCGTGGTTGAGCCAAGACATGAACTAAATGCATAACTTTCAATTGTGGTTACTGTATATGGAATTGATATAAATTGCAATTTCACACAATTATAAAATGAATATTTGGAGATTGTTGTTACAGAATAAGGTATTGTTATTGAAGTCAAACTCGAACAATTATAAAATGCATAGGAATCTATATTTATTATAGAATTTGATAATGGTATAGACGTTATTTTTGTACATCCATAGAATGCTGAGTCACCAATTGATTTAACAGCATTAGTCATTTGTACAGAGGTTAATCCTGTACAGTTCTTAAATGCCGAAGCTCCAATGGACGTTATCGCCCCTTCAATACTTATTGATGTCAACCCTGTACACCCAGTAAACAGGTAATCTGAGATTTTTTCTGTACCGTTTATTGTAATATTCCCATTTATTCCATAAAACGGTGAAGCGCTGCCTGAGTTTACGGATAGTGAACCATTTATTGTTATATATCTTAAATTACTGCAATTGTTAAATGCGTAGCTATTTAACAAAGTAGATACTCCATTAAATTCAATGGACTGGAGATTTATACACCCGCTAAATGAATATGTATCTATTGAAGTTACAGAAACCGGTATTGTTATTGTTGTCAACCCAGTACAATTAGTGAATGTATAAGAACCTATCAAGGTATTGGAACTTGGTAATGTTATCGACGTTATTCCTGTGCATCCATAAAAAGCATAATTATTTATAATGGTAACCGTACTTGGAATTGATATTGAGGTTATCCCCGAACAATTATAAAATGCATAAGAACTTATATCTATTATAGAATTTGATAATTGTATTGACGTTATTTTTGTACATCCATAGAATGCTGAGTCACCAATCGATGTGACAGCATTAGTCATTTGTACAGAGGTTAATCCTGTACAGTTCTTAAATGCTGAAGCTCCAATGGATACTATCGCCCCTTCAATACTTATCGATGTCAACCCTGTACACCCAGTAAACAGGTAATCTGAGATTTTTTCTGTACCGTTTATTGTAATATTCCCATTTATTCCATAAAACGGTGAAGCACTGCCTGAGTTTACGGATAGTGAACCATTTATTGTTATATATCTTAAATTACTGCAATTGTTAAATGCGTAGCTATTTAACAAAGTAGATACTCCATTAAATTCAATGGACTGGAGATTTATACACCCGCTAAATGAATATGTATCTATTGAAGTTACAGAAACCGGTATTGTTATTGTTGTCAACCCAGTACAATTAGTGAATGCATAAGAACCTATCAAGGTAATGGAACTTGGTAATGTTATCGACGTTATTCCTGTGCATCCATAAAAAGCATAATTATTTATAATGGTAACCGTACTTGGAATTGATATTGAGGTTATCCCCGAACAATTATAAAACGCATAGGAACCTATATTTATTATAGAATTTGATAATGGTATAGACGTTATTTTTGTACATCCATAGAATGCTGAGTCACCAATCGCTGTGACAGCATTAGTCATTTGTACGGAGGTTAATCCTGTACAGTTCTTAAATGACGAAGCTCCAATGGATGCTATCGACCCTTCAATACTTATCGATGTCAACCCTGTACACCCAGTAAACAGGTAATCAGAAATGCTTCCTGTACCGTTTATTGTAATATTTCCACTTATTCCATAAAACGGTACAGCACTACCTGAGTTTACGAACAACGAACCGTTTATTGTTAAATATCGAAGATTGCTGCAATTTTTAAATGCATAGCTATTTAACAAAGCAGATACTCCATTAAATTCAATGGATTGAAGATTTAAGCACCCGCTGAATGAATATGTACCTATTGAAGTTACAGAAACAGGTATTGTTAGTGTTGTCAAACAGGTACAATTAGTGAATGCATAGGAACCTATCAAGGTAATGGAACTTGGTAATGTTATCGACGTTATTCCTGCACATCCATAAAAGGCATAGTCTCCAATTGACGTTACTGAATCACAAATTGTAATTTTGCTTAGCATTGTACATCCATAAAAAGCATAAGACCCTATTTTTGTTATAGAACCTCCAATGTATACTGATTCCAAATTGGTACAATCCTTAAATAGGTAGTTTGGTATTTGATCAGTACCGTTTATTGTAATATTTCCACTAAATCCAGAGAACGGTGCATAGGTAACATCTGTACCAGTTACTGAAATTTTCCCATTAATTGTAATAGAATTTAAACTGTTACAATTTTTAAAAATATAACTACTCAACACTGTAGAAGTTCCATTAAATTCAACTGATTGAAGACTTGTACATCCGTTGAACACATATGTACTTATTGATGTTACAGAACTAGGTATTGTTACTGTTGTCAAACCCGTACAATTAGCAAATGCGTAGGAACTTATTGATGTAATGGAATTTGGTAACGTAATTGACGTAATACCTGTACATCCATAGAAAACATAATTATTTATAATTGTAATAGTACTTGGGATTACTATTTTCGAAGTTATACCTGAGCATCCATAGAAAGCATAGGACCCTAAACTTGCAACTGAATCCGGAAGCGATATTGAGGTTATTCTAGAGCAATTATAAAAGGCTTTATTACCTATTGTAGTAACTGTAGACGGAAGATTTATATATGAGAGATTTGTACATCCATAAAATGCGGAAGCACCAATTGTTGCGACTGCGGATATTTCTACGGAAGTTAAACCCGTGCACCCATAGAATGCAGAAGACCCTATTGCTGATATAGAACCTTCAATGCTGACTGATGTCAAGCTAGTACAATCCTTAAATAGGTAATTTGGTATTTTGCCGGTACCATTTATTGTAAGATACCCAATAAAACCTGAGAACGGGGTATATGTAGCATCCGTACCAGTTACGGAAAGAGTACCGTTTATTGTAATAGTGTTTAATTTATTGCAGCCTTTAAAAATATAGCTATTTAACGCTGTGGAAGTTCCGTTAAATTCAACCGACTGAAGACTTGTACATCCGTTAAACACATACGAACCTATTGAGGTTACGGAACTGGGTATTGTTATTGTTGTCAGGCCCGTACAATTAGTAAATGCATACGAACCTATTGAGGTTACCAAACTGGGTATTGTTATTGTTGTCAGGCTCGTGCAATTAGTAAATGCATACGAACCTATTGAGGTAATTGAGTCGGGCAAAGTTACAGACCGTATTTGTGAGCATCCGTAGAAAATATAGCTATTTATGACTTTAATAGTACTTGGAATCACTATTTTGGAAGTTATTCCTGAGCATCCATAAAAAGCATAGGACCCTAAACTTGTAACTGAATTAGGAATCGATATTGAGGTTATTCTAGAGCAATTATAAAAGGCATTATTACCTATTGTATTAACTGTAGACGGAAGATTTATATATGAGAGATTTGTGCATCCATAAAATGCAGAAGACCCTATTGATGTAACAGTACTGGGTATATCTACCGAAGTTATTCCAGTACATTGATAGAATGCACTAGAACCTATACTAGTTACAGTGTTACCTAAAGATACATAGTTTAATGCAGATAATTTATAGAATGCACTGCTATTTATTGTCTTTACGGTACTCGGTATTACTATGCCAGATACATTAGCCTTTGCTGTAGAGTTGGATATTACTGGATATGATGAACTAGCTCCGCCAACACTAATAACAGTATATCCTGCAACAGTAGTTGGAACAGTAACAGTTCCTCTAAGAGTGGAAGTTGTACAATAAACATTTGTGGCGTAACCATTTGAAAGTGTATATACCCAGGTCCCATCAGTACCTCCAGTCTGAATTGTAGTAGATGCTGCATTTGCAGTGTCTGGGCAGATACTTGAACCTATCAGCAATAACATTACAATTATTGCTGATATCCACCATTTTGAAATCACCTTCTTAAATATAGCCTTCATAGATTTCCTTCCATTTTATTGTATTTTTTGTATTTATTTACATTATAATATATTTTCTTTATTTTTGTAATAAATAGTTTAGAAGGAAAAGTATAATGAAAAACCTTGAAAGTGCTTTTGAAAAATATTAATCCCTACATACTAAGTTTTAAATTCATCCAACCTGCAAAAGTTTTTTAAATAAATGATTTTATCAATGGCAACTCTGGCTTTCCACCAATTTTCACTTATGGCGAATTCCTTTGAAAATCTCTCATTGTTTTCAAACCAGCTCCATGTAATATTCCAAACGCCATACTGAGGCCTTGTATCAATTAGGTAATCAAGCTCTTTTGCTATAATATCCTTATTATCCTCATAAAAGATACTTTCAGGAGAATTTATATAATCTGAAGGTCTTCTGGTATAATAAAGCCATTTAGAGGTATCTCTTTCTATAGAATTATATACAAGCTTTTTTATTTTTTCTGTAAGGGATTTATGGTCAAATTGTAACGCCAGCCCTGTTTTTTCCAAAGTGTCAAGTAACACACAGTAACCCCCTATTCCCATTTCTCCATAATTGTCCGCTGTGCTGAGCTTGCCGATTATAAAGTCAGAAATCCTTAGAGCCTTATTGGATATTTCAGAGTCTTTATCTGCATTCAATAATATGAAACCTGCAATTTCAGCGGATAGTCCAATGCCTTCGAAAGCATTGGCTTCCATGCTGTATGTCCACCAAGGTGCATGGGCGTGGTCGTCATTGGACGGGATATTAAAATACCACCCGTTTTCAGAAAAATAAGCATCACTTCCCAGAAACTTAAATATTCCCTGTATTATCGGATGCTGCTTATCATTAAATCCAATTTCTTTTAAAATATTTATTGCCTTTAAGGTTGTATACGGTGATGAATTTGGATTCCAGCTGTCTGCTTCAAGAGCATGACCAAATCCGCCATCGTCATTTTGATAAAACTCCAGAGCAGAAAGCACTGCCTCCTTACTGCCGTTTTCAAAGTAATACTGCCAAATTGCCAATTCAATAGTTCTTGCATTACGATATATCCATGACTTAATCTCTGTGTAGTCTTTTAATGTAAGTTTTTTCATAATATCACCTCTCGAATATTTTATAACAAAGTATTATATGAACAGGCACCACCATACACCGTACTTATCTATCAGTTCTACACCACATGGACTGAAAAACAGTTCACCAAAAGGAGTAATAATTTCACTACCATCTTGCAAGATTTCATATGCTTTACGTACCCGATTATCTTCACCTGCTCCAAATTGAATACAAAACTGCATGGTATTGCCAGTAAGCCTTTTGTTTCCTCCGGCACGAGTAGTGTCATTAGCTTCACCAACTGCAATGGCTTGTCCGCAAACGTCAAGTTCTCTATGGATAACTATACCATTTTCGTCTACGTCCTGATAACCTATATTTGCATCAAACGCCTTCTTGTATAACTCGAAAGCCTCATCACTTCCCTTGACATAAATTTGAAGTATTGCTCTAAACATATATAACCCTCCCCAGTGTATTTTACACTTTTTACCTGATACTCAAGTACTTAATATTAAGTTTTTATATAATATCATTTTCAGTTTTTGTTGTATTGTAAAAATCCGACATCATCTGTTTTTATATGCAAATATTCGTGCATCTGCAGTAGATAAGGTGTGATATTTTTTGAAATCATTAAGTAAATGCGATTGGTCTGTATACCCATATTTGCAGACACTATCGTGAATATTTAAATTTGTATTATATAAAATATCCTGCCAAAGGTATTGGTAACGAACAAGACCTGAAAGCTTTTTTGGGGAAACCCCTATATTCTCTAAAAACAACCTTTCAAGCTGTCTTTGACTTACTGCCGTGAAACCGGCAAGTTCCGAAATATTGGCTGTACCTTTAGATTTTAAAATTTTATATACAGAATTCATTATATTATTGTTCTGTTTGTCATGGTTTATCTTCTTAATTAGGTATTGTTGAACCCTATCCGCTCTATCATGAAATAATTGATTTCTAATCAGTATATCATACAAGTCTCGCTTAAAGTTTTTAAAGTAGTCCTCAACTTCAACGAATGAATTAAGAACATGTTTCATGGATTTATCAGAAAATAATGGTACAGCCCAACAATAAAATCTAATGGCAAAGCAAGACATTGAGGATGAAACATTTTTTGTCTTATCTATAAATGTAGTATCACTTAGCCCTGCAAAAAAACCATCCAACTCATTTTTATCAGTATTAATGTTGAATATTATATCCATGCATGTATCAGGTATTACAAGCTTGTCTTTTATTTTGATTGACGTAATATCTGAGTAAGGCTTCCGGGTACCCCAAAAACAACATATGTAGGGTTTTAGTGCTTCACATGGCTGAATTTCAGTATAATATTCGTCATATAAAAACGGCTGTGCAGTAATTGGTCGATAAATATTATTTAATTTAAACATTTACTAATCCTTATATGTCTATTTATAGGTAGGTAAGATTACGCGGCAAATTTCTCCAAGATGTTAATCATATTATTACTTGTACAATGCCAAAAGTCAATATGGGCAAAAAACCAAGGGTTTCAGCTATTAGCTGAAACCCTTGGTTTTATATCAGAGGTTTACAATAGTACTTTTATTTGTAAGGTAAGGTTTTTACGATACCTAACAAATACTGCTTCATAATTGCAAAATCGATTGAATCTACAGTGTTATCATCATTGAGATCCAATACTTTAGTATATGTACGTTCAGAATTCAACAAATACATTTTAAACGCCAAGACATCCAATGAATCAACACTTCCGTCATTGTTATAATCCCCATATTTTATTTCAGGAGCACTAGTACCGAAAAAGTTAACTTTTTGCATTTCAGCCCACATAGCTTTTGCTGTTGCTACGCTTCCGGCTGTAGTAGGATGTATACCGTCAGATAGTGTATACTCTGATAAATGTCCGTCCCAGGTTGGTCTTATATCAAAGAAATATGTTTCCGGCTTTACTGCTGCGTTAGCTACTGTAGATTGCATTATAGGTCTTAACG of the Ruminiclostridium papyrosolvens DSM 2782 genome contains:
- a CDS encoding VOC family protein; the encoded protein is MFRAILQIYVKGSDEAFELYKKAFDANIGYQDVDENGIVIHRELDVCGQAIAVGEANDTTRAGGNKRLTGNTMQFCIQFGAGEDNRVRKAYEILQDGSEIITPFGELFFSPCGVELIDKYGVWWCLFI
- a CDS encoding SOS response-associated peptidase, with protein sequence MCGRYAIFTEEENQDLRNIVNDINERLKGKAATMKTGEIFPTDTVPVITDISSNGKKSTDLFKWGFPNFKQSGGVIINARSETVHEKPTFRNLLQSGRCIIPASGFYEWRKADGKKEKYFIRSASGNVIYMAGLYNRFIDNIGDVNNRFVILTTDANEQMSYVHGRMPVILRPEDSSVWLDCKSNYLMVSKLFKPYGESILLDKIG
- a CDS encoding leucine-rich repeat domain-containing protein codes for the protein MKAIFKKVISKWWISAIIVMLLLIGSSICPDTANAASTTIQTGGTDGTWVYTLSNGYATNVYCTTSTLRGTVTVPTTVAGYTVISVGGASSSYPVISNSTAKANVSGIVIPSTVKTINSSAFYKLSALNYVSLGNTVTSIGSSAFYQCTGITSVDIPSTVTSIGSSAFYGCTNLSYINLPSTVNTIGNNAFYNCSRITSISIPNSVTSLGSYAFYGCSGITSKIVIPSTIKVINSYIFYGCSQIRSVTLPDSITSIGSYAFTNCTSLTTITIPSLVTSIGSYAFTNCTGLTTITIPSSVTSIGSYVFNGCTSLQSVEFNGTSTALNSYIFKGCNKLNTITINGTLSVTGTDATYTPFSGFIGYLTINGTGKIPNYLFKDCTSLTSVSIEGSISAIGSSAFYGCTGLTSVEISAVATIGASAFYGCTNLSYINLPSTVTTIGNKAFYNCSRITSISLPDSVASLGSYAFYGCSGITSKIVIPSTITIINNYVFYGCTGITSITLPNSITSISSYAFANCTGLTTVTIPSSVTSISTYVFNGCTSLQSVEFNGTSTVLSSYIFKNCNSLNSITINGKISVTGTDVTYAPFSGFSGNITINGTDQIPNYLFKDCTNLESVYIGGSITKIGSYAFYGCTMLSKITICDSVTSIGDYAFYGCAGITSITLPSSITLIGSYAFTNCTCLTTLTIPVSVTSIGTYSFSGCLNLQSIEFNGVSALLNSYAFKNCSNLRYLTINGSLFVNSGSAVPFYGISGNITINGTGSISDYLFTGCTGLTSISIEGSIASIGASSFKNCTGLTSVQMTNAVTAIGDSAFYGCTKITSIPLSNSIINIGSYAFYNCSGITSISIPSTVTIINNYAFYGCTGITSITLPSSITLIGSYAFTNCTGLTTITIPVSVTSIDTYSFSGCINLQSIEFNGVSTLLNSYAFNNCSNLRYITINGSLSVNSGSASPFYGINGNITINGTEKISDYLFTGCTGLTSISIEGAIVSIGASAFKNCTGLTSVQMTNAVTSIGDSAFYGCTKITSIQLSNSIIDISSYAFYNCSGITSISIPSTVTIINNYAFYGCTGITSITLPSSNTLIGSYTFTNCTGLTTITIPVSVTSIDTYSFSGCINLQSIEFNGVSTLLNSYAFNNCSNLRYITINGSLSVNSGSASPFYGINGNITINGTEKISDYLFTGCTGLTSISIEGAITSIGASAFKNCTGLTSVQMTNAVKSIGDSAFYGCTKITSIPLSNSIINIDSYAFYNCSSLTSITIPYSVTTISKYSFYNCVKLQFISIPYTVTTIESYAFSSCLGSTTNRIIIPKNIQFIGDSAFYRVMGVYYYPENSVALAASAFYTGVYAWTAIDETAPTVNVLNIETTTVPVCVTLSFTDNYSGVSYWMVTSDATIPTSWNNIANSVNSTVTWTTNTNGTYYAWAKDAYGNISDYKLFTVQI
- a CDS encoding helix-turn-helix domain-containing protein, which produces MFKLNNIYRPITAQPFLYDEYYTEIQPCEALKPYICCFWGTRKPYSDITSIKIKDKLVIPDTCMDIIFNINTDKNELDGFFAGLSDTTFIDKTKNVSSSMSCFAIRFYCWAVPLFSDKSMKHVLNSFVEVEDYFKNFKRDLYDILIRNQLFHDRADRVQQYLIKKINHDKQNNNIMNSVYKILKSKGTANISELAGFTAVSQRQLERLFLENIGVSPKKLSGLVRYQYLWQDILYNTNLNIHDSVCKYGYTDQSHLLNDFKKYHTLSTADARIFAYKNR